The genome window GCGGCCAATTATTTTCAGTTATTTTCGAATGTTAACTAGCTTATCGTAAGTTGAAATTGAATTATTGTCCTTATTCATTTGGTCGCACCTCGTAGCCTGTTTCAGTTACCCAATCATCAGGATTAGAGCTTTGAGCGGGTGAAACGTGAAAAATATTAATCATTGGACCCGAAATTGAATAGCCATTATTTTCAGTCCATAAAGCAAGCGCTGTTGTAACTTGCGGCATTTGTTCATAACTGCCGCTAAAAGTTACTGTCGGCATCATAAAATTAGGGATTGTTTTAAAGTCGGAAGAATTTCCGATGACGTTCATTTGAACTTCAAGATCAACATCAGTTTGGCGATATTCTGGATCGTGATAAATGGTCATTGCTAGAGGAGAATCAGCTATTTTGGCATTTTGTTTTTCAATCTTGCGCATTAACTCATTCCACAATTGAAATTCTTGATCTTCAGACGCAACAATTTTTCTAATTGAAACTACTTTTCTTGCAGGAATCTCTTTTAATTCAACATGATATTCTGCCGTCAGCGGGTTTTGCTGCAACAAGTTCAGCATCATCTGCCTTTTTTTGACCTT of Xylocopilactobacillus apicola contains these proteins:
- a CDS encoding MerR family transcriptional regulator — its product is MFKIGDFSKLTNLTVRALHHYEKLELLTPESIDALTNYRYYSARQIITANQIKVFQQVGFSLKEIKKMLENPDLMEDYYSTLEMELKAEREKVKKRQMMLNLLQQNPLTAEYHVELKEIPARKVVSIRKIVASEDQEFQLWNELMRKIEKQNAKIADSPLAMTIYHDPEYRQTDVDLEVQMNVIGNSSDFKTIPNFMMPTVTFSGSYEQMPQVTTALALWTENNGYSISGPMINIFHVSPAQSSNPDDWVTETGYEVRPNE